The Hypomesus transpacificus isolate Combined female chromosome 3, fHypTra1, whole genome shotgun sequence genome has a window encoding:
- the tp53i3 gene encoding quinone oxidoreductase PIG3 isoform X1 translates to MAQNYGNGTQNEMMLAVCVDAPGGPEGLLLRKVTKPQSRAGEVLIKIHATALNRADLLQRRGLYPAPPGESEILGLEVAGTVASTGAGVKGSWRTGDRVMALLSGGGYAEYVSVPEELLMSVPSHLSLYQAAAIPEAWLTAFQLLHLVARVKEGEVVLVHAGASGVGTAAIQLVRLAGAVPVVTAGSPEKLQIAKELGAAAGFNYRKENFAEKVCDFTKGRGADIILDCVGGSCWERNVDCLALDGRWVLFGAMGGKTVEGELLGRLLSRRGQLLCSLLRSRSLQYKADLVRAFSEGVLPSFSNQTSSLRPVIDSTFDLEQIADAHRHMEANRNMGKIVIKVLSSPHLQSQPSIPTEVSGSCDSF, encoded by the exons ATGGCACAGAATTACGGAAATGGGACTCAAAACGAA ATGATGCTGGCGGTGTGTGTGGACGCACCAGGGGGTCCAGAAGGTTTGCTTTTGAGGAAGGTCACTAAACCTCAATCCAGAGCTGGAGAAGTTCTTATCAAAATCCACGCAACTGCTCTGAACCGGGCAGACTTGTTGCAG AGGAGAGGACTGtacccagctcctccaggtgaAAGTGAGATCCTGGGCCTAGAGGTTGCTGGGACTGTGGCCAGCACAGGTGCCGGGGTGAAGGGCTCCTGGAGGACAGGTGATCGAGTCATGGCCCTCCTGTCTGGAGGCGGATATGCAGAGTACGTCTCTGTGCCAGAAGAGCTGCTCATGTCGgtcccctcccacctctctctctaccaggcCGCTGCGATCCCTGAGGCCTGGCTCACTGCCTTCCAGCTCCTGCACCTCGTAG CccgggtgaaggagggagaggtggttTTGGTGCATGCCGGAGCCAGTGGCGTTGGAACCGCGGCGATCCAGCTCGTCCGATTGGCCGGTGCCGTCCCCGTGGTTACAGCAGGAAGCCCGGAGAAATTGCAGATAGCAAAGGAGCTGGGGGCAGCAGCTGGTTTCAACTACAGAAAAGAAAACTTTGCAGAGAAAGTCTGCGATTTCACGAAAG GCAGGGGAGCAGACATTATTTTGGACTGCGTTGGgggaagctgctgggagagGAATGTGGACTGTCTGGCCCTGGATGGGAGATGGGTGCTGTTTGGCGCCATGGGTGGAAAGACGGTGGAGGGAGAGCTTCTGGGCAGGCTGCTGTCCAGGCGAGGACAGCTCCTCTGCAGCCTGCTCCGCTCACGCAGTCTGCAG TACAAAGCAGATCTGGTGAGGGCTTTCTCAGAAGGGGTGTTGCCCTCCTTCTCTAACCAGACCTCCTCCCTGAGGCCGGTTATTGACAGCACCTTTGACCTGGAGCAGATTGCAGACGCTCACAGACACATGGAAGCCAATAGAAACATGGGGAAGATTGTCATCAAGGTGTTGTCATCACCACACCTTCAGTCTCAACCATCTATCCCGACTGAAGTCTCTGGTTCCTGTGATTCATTTTGA
- the tp53i3 gene encoding quinone oxidoreductase PIG3 isoform X3: MMLAVCVDAPGGPEGLLLRKVTKPQSRAGEVLIKIHATALNRADLLQRRGLYPAPPGESEILGLEVAGTVASTGAGVKGSWRTGDRVMALLSGGGYAEYVSVPEELLMSVPSHLSLYQAAAIPEAWLTAFQLLHLVARVKEGEVVLVHAGASGVGTAAIQLVRLAGAVPVVTAGSPEKLQIAKELGAAAGFNYRKENFAEKVCDFTKGRGADIILDCVGGSCWERNVDCLALDGRWVLFGAMGGKTVEGELLGRLLSRRGQLLCSLLRSRSLQYKADLVRAFSEGVLPSFSNQTSSLRPVIDSTFDLEQIADAHRHMEANRNMGKIVIKVLSSPHLQSQPSIPTEVSGSCDSF, from the exons ATGATGCTGGCGGTGTGTGTGGACGCACCAGGGGGTCCAGAAGGTTTGCTTTTGAGGAAGGTCACTAAACCTCAATCCAGAGCTGGAGAAGTTCTTATCAAAATCCACGCAACTGCTCTGAACCGGGCAGACTTGTTGCAG AGGAGAGGACTGtacccagctcctccaggtgaAAGTGAGATCCTGGGCCTAGAGGTTGCTGGGACTGTGGCCAGCACAGGTGCCGGGGTGAAGGGCTCCTGGAGGACAGGTGATCGAGTCATGGCCCTCCTGTCTGGAGGCGGATATGCAGAGTACGTCTCTGTGCCAGAAGAGCTGCTCATGTCGgtcccctcccacctctctctctaccaggcCGCTGCGATCCCTGAGGCCTGGCTCACTGCCTTCCAGCTCCTGCACCTCGTAG CccgggtgaaggagggagaggtggttTTGGTGCATGCCGGAGCCAGTGGCGTTGGAACCGCGGCGATCCAGCTCGTCCGATTGGCCGGTGCCGTCCCCGTGGTTACAGCAGGAAGCCCGGAGAAATTGCAGATAGCAAAGGAGCTGGGGGCAGCAGCTGGTTTCAACTACAGAAAAGAAAACTTTGCAGAGAAAGTCTGCGATTTCACGAAAG GCAGGGGAGCAGACATTATTTTGGACTGCGTTGGgggaagctgctgggagagGAATGTGGACTGTCTGGCCCTGGATGGGAGATGGGTGCTGTTTGGCGCCATGGGTGGAAAGACGGTGGAGGGAGAGCTTCTGGGCAGGCTGCTGTCCAGGCGAGGACAGCTCCTCTGCAGCCTGCTCCGCTCACGCAGTCTGCAG TACAAAGCAGATCTGGTGAGGGCTTTCTCAGAAGGGGTGTTGCCCTCCTTCTCTAACCAGACCTCCTCCCTGAGGCCGGTTATTGACAGCACCTTTGACCTGGAGCAGATTGCAGACGCTCACAGACACATGGAAGCCAATAGAAACATGGGGAAGATTGTCATCAAGGTGTTGTCATCACCACACCTTCAGTCTCAACCATCTATCCCGACTGAAGTCTCTGGTTCCTGTGATTCATTTTGA
- the tp53i3 gene encoding quinone oxidoreductase PIG3 isoform X2, producing MTDSQLMMLAVCVDAPGGPEGLLLRKVTKPQSRAGEVLIKIHATALNRADLLQRRGLYPAPPGESEILGLEVAGTVASTGAGVKGSWRTGDRVMALLSGGGYAEYVSVPEELLMSVPSHLSLYQAAAIPEAWLTAFQLLHLVARVKEGEVVLVHAGASGVGTAAIQLVRLAGAVPVVTAGSPEKLQIAKELGAAAGFNYRKENFAEKVCDFTKGRGADIILDCVGGSCWERNVDCLALDGRWVLFGAMGGKTVEGELLGRLLSRRGQLLCSLLRSRSLQYKADLVRAFSEGVLPSFSNQTSSLRPVIDSTFDLEQIADAHRHMEANRNMGKIVIKVLSSPHLQSQPSIPTEVSGSCDSF from the exons ATGATGCTGGCGGTGTGTGTGGACGCACCAGGGGGTCCAGAAGGTTTGCTTTTGAGGAAGGTCACTAAACCTCAATCCAGAGCTGGAGAAGTTCTTATCAAAATCCACGCAACTGCTCTGAACCGGGCAGACTTGTTGCAG AGGAGAGGACTGtacccagctcctccaggtgaAAGTGAGATCCTGGGCCTAGAGGTTGCTGGGACTGTGGCCAGCACAGGTGCCGGGGTGAAGGGCTCCTGGAGGACAGGTGATCGAGTCATGGCCCTCCTGTCTGGAGGCGGATATGCAGAGTACGTCTCTGTGCCAGAAGAGCTGCTCATGTCGgtcccctcccacctctctctctaccaggcCGCTGCGATCCCTGAGGCCTGGCTCACTGCCTTCCAGCTCCTGCACCTCGTAG CccgggtgaaggagggagaggtggttTTGGTGCATGCCGGAGCCAGTGGCGTTGGAACCGCGGCGATCCAGCTCGTCCGATTGGCCGGTGCCGTCCCCGTGGTTACAGCAGGAAGCCCGGAGAAATTGCAGATAGCAAAGGAGCTGGGGGCAGCAGCTGGTTTCAACTACAGAAAAGAAAACTTTGCAGAGAAAGTCTGCGATTTCACGAAAG GCAGGGGAGCAGACATTATTTTGGACTGCGTTGGgggaagctgctgggagagGAATGTGGACTGTCTGGCCCTGGATGGGAGATGGGTGCTGTTTGGCGCCATGGGTGGAAAGACGGTGGAGGGAGAGCTTCTGGGCAGGCTGCTGTCCAGGCGAGGACAGCTCCTCTGCAGCCTGCTCCGCTCACGCAGTCTGCAG TACAAAGCAGATCTGGTGAGGGCTTTCTCAGAAGGGGTGTTGCCCTCCTTCTCTAACCAGACCTCCTCCCTGAGGCCGGTTATTGACAGCACCTTTGACCTGGAGCAGATTGCAGACGCTCACAGACACATGGAAGCCAATAGAAACATGGGGAAGATTGTCATCAAGGTGTTGTCATCACCACACCTTCAGTCTCAACCATCTATCCCGACTGAAGTCTCTGGTTCCTGTGATTCATTTTGA
- the dnajc5gb gene encoding dnaJ (Hsp40) homolog, subfamily C, member 5 gamma b, which translates to MAERSIPHRRMSTEGVSLYMLMELEKGATAEQIKKAYRKLALKYHPDKNPNNPEAAEKFKEINNANTILNDDTKRKIYDEYGSMGLNIAEQFGDESVKYYFLMSKCWFKTLMYCCCFFTGCCCCCCCCFCCFSCGRGNPNEEDFGNIDPDELEAQIRAEQERAGDTVIVAQPSPSEATVSPETVIVIQPGPNEGTVSGENEPIVIQPHMDITD; encoded by the exons ATGGCAGAACGAAGTATACCTCATCGGAGGATGTCCACAGAAGGGGTCAGTTTATACATGCTGATGGAGCTGGAAAAAGGCGCAACAGCAGAGCAGATCAAAAAGGCGTACAG GAAACTGGCACTTAAATATCACCCTGATAAGAATCCCAATAACCCAGAGGCTGCCGAGAAGTTCAAAGAGATCAACAACGCCAACACTATCCTCAATGATGACACCAAGAGGAAGATCTATGACGAGTATGGCTCCATGGGCCTCAACATTGCAGAACAGTTTGGAGACGAGAGTGTCAAATACTATTTCCTCATGTCCAAATGTTGGTTTAAG ACCCTGATGTATTGCTGCTGTTTTTTCACcggctgttgttgctgctgctgctgctgcttctgctGCTTCAGCTGTGGGCGGGGCAACCCCAACGAGGAGGACTTCGGCAACATAGATCCAGATGAGCTGGAGGCCCAGATACGAGCTGAGCAGGAGCGAG CTGGTGACACTGTTATAGTCGCTCAACCGAGCCCTAGCGAAGCCACTGTGTCGCCTGAAACTGTGATAGTCATTCAGCCAGGCCCTAATGAGGGCACTGTGTCAG GTGAAAATGAGCCTATTGTGATCCAGCCCCATATGGACATCACAGACTAG
- the LOC124485930 gene encoding zinc transporter 2-like translates to MLASCFSPLSSTEDIEDTPSTVDAWQPTAHCHGNDRIPWTRRNEKQVAKRKLMITCAVSLIFMVGEVIGGYAAHSLAIMTDAAHLLTDFGSIMVSLCSLWLSSRPATKTMNFGWHRSEILGALLSVFSIWAVTGVLVFIAVQRILNDDYEINSYAMLITSGCAVGVNILMALILHQSSSNGHAHSHGLAPQHSPQGGQGNTSVRAAFIHVVGDLLQSVGVLVAAITIHFWPEFKIADPVCTFLFSFFVLGTTVTIFKDVCKILMEGVPRGVDFNIVRELLQSLRGVKATHNLHMWALTTTHSLLSVHLAVEEDANPQVVLMEATKLLESEFGFSSITIQVERFSEDMAICSRCQDLTD, encoded by the exons ATGCTTGCGAGTTGCTTTTCCCCCCTAAGTTCAACAGAGGATATTGAAGATACACCAAGCACTGTCGATGCTTGGCAACCTACTGCTCACTGCCACGGCAATGACAGGATTCCATGGACAAGAAGAAATGAAAAACAGGTGGCAAAACGAAAGCTCATGATTACTTGTGCCGTCAGCCTAATATTCATGGTTGGAGAGGTGATTG GTGGGTATGCAGCCCATAGTCTGGCTATAATGACAGATGCAGCACATCTCCTCACAGACTTTGGCAGCATCATGGTTAGCCTCTGCTCCTTGTGGCTATCATCCAGACCAGCCACCAAAACCATGAATTTTGGATGGCATCGCTCAG AGATCTTGGGTGCCCTGCTGTCAGTGTTCTCCATCTGGGCTGTCACTGGGGTACTGGTGTTCATCGCTGTACAGAGAATCCTCAATGATGACTACGAGATCAACAGCTATGCTATGCTCATCACTTCTGGCTGTGCAGTGGGTGTCAACATTTT GATGGCCCTGATCCTCCACCAATCGTCCTCGAACGGCCACGCTCACAGCCACGGGCTCGCTCCTCAACATAGCCCTCAAGGTGGCCAGGGCAACACCAGTGTGAGGGCGGCCTTCATCCATGTGGTGGGAGACTTGCTGCAGAGTGTTGGTGTACTTGTGGCAGCCATCACCATTCACTTCTGG CCTGAGTTTAAGATAGCTGATCCTGTCTGCACCTTCTTGTTCTCCTTTTTCGTTCTGGGAACCACCGTCACCATCTTCAAAGACGTCTGTAAAATACTCATGGAAG GGGTCCCCAGAGGTGTGGACTTCAACATTGTGAGAGAGCTGCTCCAGTCCCTGAGAGGAGTCAAGGCAACACACAACCTCCACATGTGGGCCCTCACCACCACTCATTCTCTGCTGTCAGTCCACCTGGCTGTTG AAGAGGATGCCAATCCACAGGTAGTCCTCATGGAGGCAACAAAACTCCTGGAGTCTGAGTTTGGTTTCTCCAGCATCACCATCCAGGTCGAGAGGTTTTCAGAGGACATGGCCATTTGCTCACGATGCCAGGACCTCACAGACTGA